From a single Pseudophryne corroboree isolate aPseCor3 chromosome 6, aPseCor3.hap2, whole genome shotgun sequence genomic region:
- the PRNP gene encoding major prion protein homolog isoform X1 — protein MHGSRFVKMPKTFWTCLVLLSFFLVLTVASKKGGKSKGGGWNSGSNRNPSQPGNTGSNWNPNYPGNTGSNWNPGSNMGNNYNPGGNYNNKQWKPAKSKPNMKMVAGAAAVGAVGGFMLGNAVSNMRYNFDNDNDYRYYNSYQNQMPSRVYRPMYQDNAHVTEDRFVTDCYNMSMTEYVMKPNDGKNVSDIDVDVRVKSTIIRQMCVTEYRQGNGYRGYGLMLLGSPSLILFITLFVYFVVQ, from the coding sequence ATTTGTGAAGATGCCAAAAACCTTCTGGACTTGCCTAGTGCTACTCTCTTTCTTCCTCGTGTTGACAGTAGCTTCTAAGAAAGGAGGAAAAAGCAAAGGTGGTGGATGGAACAGTGGTAGCAACCGAAACCCCAGCCAACCAGGCAACACTGGGAGCAACTGGAATCCCAACTACCCAGGCAACACTGGGAGCAATTGGAATCCTGGCAGTAACATGGGAAATAATTATAATCCAGGGGGCAACTATAACAACAAGCAGTGGAAGCCCGCGAAGAGCAAACCCAACATGAAGATGGTGGCTGGTGCAGCAGCGGTGGGAGCAGTTGGGGGTTTCATGCTGGGGAATGCTGTTAGTAACATGAGATACAACTTTGACAATGATAATGATTATCGTTATTACAACAGCTACCAAAACCAGATGCCAAGCCGAGTTTACAGACCCATGTACCAAGACAATGCCCATGTGACAGAAGACAGATTCGTCACTGACTGCTACAACATGTCCATGACGGAGTATGTGATGAAACCCAACGACGGAAAGAATGTCAGTGACATAGATGTAGATGTCAGGGTCAAGAGCACCATCATCCGGCAGATGTGTGTTACAGAGTACAGGCAGGGAAATGGGTATCGAGGGTATGGATTGATGCTCCTGGGCAGTCCGAGTCTCATCCTCTTCATCACCCTCTTCGTATACTTTGTAGTGCAGTGA
- the PRNP gene encoding major prion protein homolog isoform X2, which translates to MPKTFWTCLVLLSFFLVLTVASKKGGKSKGGGWNSGSNRNPSQPGNTGSNWNPNYPGNTGSNWNPGSNMGNNYNPGGNYNNKQWKPAKSKPNMKMVAGAAAVGAVGGFMLGNAVSNMRYNFDNDNDYRYYNSYQNQMPSRVYRPMYQDNAHVTEDRFVTDCYNMSMTEYVMKPNDGKNVSDIDVDVRVKSTIIRQMCVTEYRQGNGYRGYGLMLLGSPSLILFITLFVYFVVQ; encoded by the coding sequence ATGCCAAAAACCTTCTGGACTTGCCTAGTGCTACTCTCTTTCTTCCTCGTGTTGACAGTAGCTTCTAAGAAAGGAGGAAAAAGCAAAGGTGGTGGATGGAACAGTGGTAGCAACCGAAACCCCAGCCAACCAGGCAACACTGGGAGCAACTGGAATCCCAACTACCCAGGCAACACTGGGAGCAATTGGAATCCTGGCAGTAACATGGGAAATAATTATAATCCAGGGGGCAACTATAACAACAAGCAGTGGAAGCCCGCGAAGAGCAAACCCAACATGAAGATGGTGGCTGGTGCAGCAGCGGTGGGAGCAGTTGGGGGTTTCATGCTGGGGAATGCTGTTAGTAACATGAGATACAACTTTGACAATGATAATGATTATCGTTATTACAACAGCTACCAAAACCAGATGCCAAGCCGAGTTTACAGACCCATGTACCAAGACAATGCCCATGTGACAGAAGACAGATTCGTCACTGACTGCTACAACATGTCCATGACGGAGTATGTGATGAAACCCAACGACGGAAAGAATGTCAGTGACATAGATGTAGATGTCAGGGTCAAGAGCACCATCATCCGGCAGATGTGTGTTACAGAGTACAGGCAGGGAAATGGGTATCGAGGGTATGGATTGATGCTCCTGGGCAGTCCGAGTCTCATCCTCTTCATCACCCTCTTCGTATACTTTGTAGTGCAGTGA